A genomic stretch from Candidatus Kryptonium sp. includes:
- the purN gene encoding phosphoribosylglycinamide formyltransferase, with translation MAILNAIKEGKINAKVALVISNNSNAGALEIAKANGIDALHISRAQFTSDEDYVKKLLYELKSRNIELIVLAGYMKKIPPEVVQEYRNKILNIHPALLPAFGGQGMYGMNVHKAVIDYGVKVTGVTVHIVDEEYDHGPIVMQRAIEVRDDDTPETLAERVLKVEHEIYPIAIKLFVDGKITVSGRKVLIKDENQDSSY, from the coding sequence ATGGCAATTCTCAACGCCATAAAAGAAGGAAAGATAAATGCCAAAGTCGCACTTGTGATAAGTAATAATTCAAATGCCGGCGCACTTGAGATAGCAAAAGCAAATGGAATTGATGCTCTTCATATAAGTCGTGCTCAATTTACTTCCGATGAGGATTATGTAAAAAAACTTCTTTATGAACTTAAATCAAGAAACATTGAACTTATCGTCCTTGCCGGATATATGAAAAAAATTCCGCCTGAGGTAGTTCAGGAATATCGTAATAAAATTCTCAATATACATCCCGCACTATTGCCTGCCTTTGGAGGTCAGGGGATGTATGGTATGAATGTGCATAAAGCTGTAATTGATTACGGAGTTAAAGTCACTGGTGTGACTGTTCACATTGTTGACGAAGAATATGATCACGGTCCAATAGTTATGCAAAGGGCAATTGAGGTCAGGGATGATGATACGCCCGAAACGCTTGCAGAGAGAGTTTTGAAAGTTGAACATGAAATTTATCCAATAGCAATTAAACTTTTTGTTGATGGCAAAATAACTGTTTCTGGAAGAAAAGTTTTGATTAAAGATGAAAATCAAGACAGCTCTTATTAG
- the purH gene encoding bifunctional phosphoribosylaminoimidazolecarboxamide formyltransferase/IMP cyclohydrolase, which translates to MKIKTALISVYDKSGIVEFARELRMFDIEIISTGGTYNLLVENHIKARKIEEITGFPEILDGRVKTLHPKILAGILAVRDKPEHVEQLKKFDITPIDLVVVNLYPFASVIKRENFTMDEAIENIDIGGVTLLRAGAKNYKYVAVVADPRRYDEIIKELKANNGEISEETRFSLALEVFKYTSNYDAVIANFFASRLTGDILPEIFSVNLSKVKNLRYGENPHQRSALYGDFFNYFEPLHGKELSYNNILDISSATELVLEFDKPACVIVKHTNPCGVGVDEESILEAFKKAFATDTVSPFGGIIAFNRPLDLKTAMTIDEIFAEVIIAPDFPSDVLNFLMRKKNRRLIKYRNVDILSKVELDFKRVMGGVLVQETNSIDIDPANLRIVTKRKPTLDEMEALIFAWKVVKHVKSNAIVYAKKDRTLGIGAGQMSRVDASKVAIMKAKEMGHDLKGSVVASDAFFPFPDGLIEAIKAGATAVIQPGGSIRDEEIIKIADEHNIAMVFTGIRHFKH; encoded by the coding sequence ATGAAAATCAAGACAGCTCTTATTAGTGTTTATGATAAATCAGGCATAGTTGAATTTGCGCGCGAGCTGCGGATGTTTGATATAGAAATAATTTCAACAGGTGGAACTTATAACCTTCTTGTTGAGAATCATATCAAAGCAAGAAAAATTGAAGAAATCACTGGTTTTCCTGAAATACTTGATGGAAGAGTTAAAACCCTTCATCCCAAAATTCTTGCTGGTATACTCGCAGTGAGAGATAAGCCTGAACATGTTGAGCAATTGAAAAAGTTTGACATAACCCCGATTGATCTTGTCGTTGTAAATCTTTATCCGTTTGCAAGTGTTATCAAACGGGAAAACTTTACAATGGATGAGGCAATTGAGAATATTGATATTGGAGGCGTTACGCTTTTAAGAGCTGGGGCTAAGAATTATAAATATGTTGCTGTTGTTGCAGATCCCAGAAGATATGATGAAATAATTAAAGAACTTAAGGCAAACAATGGTGAAATTTCCGAGGAAACCAGGTTTTCGCTTGCGTTGGAGGTTTTCAAATATACATCAAATTATGATGCAGTTATAGCTAACTTTTTTGCTTCTCGCTTGACTGGAGATATTTTGCCTGAAATCTTTTCTGTGAATTTGAGTAAAGTTAAAAATCTACGCTATGGTGAGAATCCCCATCAAAGGTCCGCTCTTTACGGGGACTTTTTCAATTATTTTGAGCCATTACATGGAAAGGAGCTTTCTTATAACAACATACTTGACATTAGCTCTGCGACCGAACTCGTCCTTGAATTTGATAAACCTGCTTGCGTGATTGTAAAGCATACAAATCCGTGCGGTGTTGGAGTTGATGAGGAATCAATTCTTGAGGCATTTAAAAAAGCTTTCGCAACAGATACAGTTTCACCTTTTGGTGGGATAATTGCTTTTAATCGTCCACTTGATTTGAAAACCGCAATGACAATAGATGAAATTTTTGCGGAGGTCATAATCGCTCCAGATTTTCCGAGCGATGTTTTGAATTTTTTAATGCGAAAAAAGAATAGAAGGTTGATAAAATATAGAAATGTTGATATTTTAAGCAAAGTTGAACTTGATTTCAAAAGAGTGATGGGTGGTGTTCTTGTTCAGGAAACTAACTCAATTGACATTGATCCGGCAAATTTACGAATTGTCACCAAAAGAAAGCCAACCCTTGACGAGATGGAGGCATTGATATTTGCTTGGAAAGTTGTTAAACATGTTAAATCAAATGCGATAGTTTATGCAAAGAAAGACAGAACCCTTGGAATTGGCGCAGGGCAGATGTCAAGAGTTGATGCATCAAAAGTTGCAATTATGAAGGCTAAGGAGATGGGACATGATTTAAAGGGAAGCGTTGTGGCCTCAGATGCTTTCTTCCCGTTTCCTGATGGTTTAATTGAAGCTATAAAAGCAGGTGCAACTGCAGTGATTCAACCCGGAGGTTCAATTAGAGATGAGGAAATCATAAAAATCGCTGATGAACATAACATCGCAATGGTTTTTACAGGGATAAGACATTTTAAACACTAA
- a CDS encoding rod shape-determining protein produces the protein MGLFNLFTADIAIDLGTANTLIWMKGKGIVLNEPSIVTYDRSTRKIVAIGREAKEMLGRTHKDLQTIRPLKDGVIADFEMAEGMLREFIKKIHVNWFPSRRVVISVPSGVTEVEKRAVRDSAEHAGAKEVHLIPEPMAAAIGIGIDVTEPYGNMIIDIGGGTTEIAVIALSGIVTQESIRIAGDEMTNAIIQLFKKSYNILIGERTAEDIKCEVGSAMPLEQEVTIQVKGRDLVTGIPKIVEVSSVEIREALNEPIIAIIDAIKLALERTPPELAADILDRGIMLTGGGSLLKGLDERIRMETGLPVHVAEDPLTAVVRGAGKVLENLEAYSKVLLKSQRY, from the coding sequence ATGGGACTATTCAATTTATTTACAGCTGATATCGCAATTGACCTCGGAACAGCAAACACGCTAATTTGGATGAAAGGAAAAGGAATTGTTCTAAATGAGCCATCCATTGTCACATATGATAGAAGCACTCGTAAAATAGTTGCGATCGGAAGAGAAGCGAAGGAGATGCTTGGCAGAACTCATAAAGATTTGCAGACAATAAGACCCTTGAAAGATGGAGTTATAGCAGATTTTGAAATGGCGGAGGGAATGTTAAGAGAGTTCATTAAAAAAATCCATGTAAATTGGTTTCCAAGTAGGCGAGTTGTGATAAGTGTTCCAAGCGGAGTTACCGAAGTTGAGAAAAGAGCAGTTCGTGATTCGGCTGAACATGCTGGGGCTAAGGAAGTTCACTTAATCCCTGAACCGATGGCTGCAGCAATTGGTATCGGAATTGATGTGACAGAACCGTATGGGAATATGATCATTGATATTGGCGGTGGAACTACGGAAATCGCTGTCATAGCATTGTCTGGAATTGTAACTCAAGAGTCAATAAGAATTGCTGGCGATGAGATGACTAATGCGATAATTCAACTCTTTAAAAAATCATACAACATTTTGATAGGTGAGAGAACCGCTGAAGATATAAAGTGTGAAGTCGGATCAGCGATGCCTCTTGAACAGGAGGTGACAATTCAAGTGAAGGGTCGCGATCTTGTAACGGGGATTCCGAAAATTGTTGAAGTAAGCTCAGTTGAAATTCGTGAAGCTTTAAATGAACCTATTATTGCGATAATTGATGCCATAAAACTTGCTCTTGAAAGAACACCACCAGAACTTGCAGCTGACATACTTGATCGCGGTATAATGCTAACAGGTGGCGGTTCGTTGCTTAAAGGTCTTGATGAAAGAATCAGGATGGAGACGGGGTTACCAGTCCATGTCGCTGAAGATCCACTTACAGCTGTTGTCCGTGGAGCTGGAAAAGTTCTTGAAAACCTTGAAGCATATTCAAAAGTTTTACTTAAAAGCCAAAGGTACTGA
- the mreC gene encoding rod shape-determining protein MreC, with protein MLLFSGNSSKSYLVARIAVELIGFAKHITGFLPNFYDLKAENKELRKTNVLLLSELNQLREEKLENIRLRKLLGFKEKQNNYEFIPADVVGKTLVSPYNYIVLNAGENDGVEVNMPVVCELGVVGKIMKTGKNYSLAMILFHKDFRASVKIQRSRVDGILGWEGGDFLSLMNVSKTMDVEVGDVVITSEYSTIFPSGFEIGVVAEIDNSVPGLFKAIKVKPSVDFTKLEEVFIIKYKGDFEREEIEQASLENKNLK; from the coding sequence TTGCTTCTTTTTTCGGGCAATTCATCAAAATCTTATCTTGTTGCGCGGATCGCCGTTGAACTAATTGGATTCGCAAAACATATAACAGGTTTTTTGCCTAATTTCTATGACCTTAAAGCTGAAAATAAAGAGTTAAGAAAAACCAATGTCCTTTTGTTAAGCGAATTAAACCAACTTCGTGAGGAGAAACTTGAAAACATAAGATTGCGTAAGCTTCTCGGGTTCAAGGAGAAACAAAATAACTATGAATTTATACCAGCAGATGTTGTCGGGAAAACTCTCGTTAGCCCATACAATTACATAGTTTTAAACGCTGGCGAAAACGATGGCGTTGAAGTTAATATGCCTGTTGTTTGTGAGCTAGGTGTGGTTGGAAAAATTATGAAGACAGGAAAAAATTATTCTTTAGCTATGATACTTTTTCACAAGGATTTTAGAGCAAGTGTTAAGATTCAAAGAAGCAGGGTTGATGGTATACTTGGATGGGAGGGAGGCGACTTTCTATCGTTGATGAATGTATCAAAAACAATGGATGTTGAGGTTGGTGATGTCGTGATAACCTCAGAATATAGCACTATATTTCCATCTGGATTTGAGATTGGGGTGGTCGCAGAAATTGATAATTCTGTCCCTGGACTTTTCAAGGCAATCAAAGTGAAACCTTCCGTTGATTTCACAAAACTTGAAGAAGTTTTCATTATAAAGTATAAGGGTGATTTTGAGCGAGAAGAAATTGAGCAAGCCAGTTTGGAAAATAAAAACTTGAAATGA
- the mreD gene encoding rod shape-determining protein MreD gives MMLYIRYFITGLLLLALQIVIVPLIAIEKIVPDLMIIFVVYVALKKGQISGTLAGFISGLLMDLTINFVLGLSALSKTVAGFVAGYFYSEAKTSANTETLRFLGIVIFVSMVDNTVYFLIDILANSLDGAEIAKMIIGKTIYTGILSLIPVFITSKETRLL, from the coding sequence ATGATGCTTTATATCCGATATTTTATTACTGGTCTTTTGTTGTTGGCGCTTCAAATAGTGATTGTGCCTTTGATTGCGATAGAGAAAATAGTTCCAGATTTGATGATAATTTTTGTCGTGTATGTTGCTTTGAAAAAGGGACAAATTTCTGGAACTTTAGCAGGATTTATTTCTGGATTGCTGATGGATCTAACTATTAACTTTGTCCTGGGACTTTCGGCTCTTTCTAAAACTGTTGCTGGTTTTGTCGCTGGATATTTTTATAGTGAAGCCAAGACCTCTGCGAACACAGAGACGCTTCGCTTTTTAGGCATAGTTATTTTTGTCTCCATGGTTGACAATACTGTTTACTTTTTGATTGATATCTTGGCTAATAGTTTAGATGGTGCCGAAATTGCCAAAATGATAATTGGAAAGACAATCTACACGGGTATTTTATCTTTGATTCCAGTTTTCATAACCTCAAAAGAGACAAGGTTGTTATGA
- the mrdA gene encoding penicillin-binding protein 2 — protein MTETSRVKFLKILLSIIFLFFIVKLYELQLYRDVEYKRQAEINSIRTIQHDPIRGLIFDRNKKIVVDNVPSYTVTLTPYEFDMKNLDVLAKILKVDRQYILEKISSAPSPFSPVKIRRDAPVRAIAYIEEHRGELRGVDYLIEHKRNYRAPGLASHILGYVKEITSSQLNIYKGLYKPGDQIGQSGLEKSYEPIIKGEKGYRFIMVDALGRFVGKYNDGKNDIPPAEGSDLILTIDIELQAFIEELLRDRSGSVVVLDPRNGEILAMVSKPNYDLALLSGYTPGEVWSQLNSDPKKPLLNRAISGLYSPGSTFKMVLAITALETGSVDLNWKVYCPGYFVYGDKVFKCHTSQGHGWVNLTKAIEVSCNVYFYNLMLRVNFDDWSRYGGLLGFGKKTGVDLPEEIEGILPSTEYFNRVYGVNKWTKGYLISLAIGQGEISTTPLQMATYAMVLANSGKYHQPHLVKEIINKKTGKIEEVSYYTREIPVSQRTFDIIREAMYLVVNSPSGTGKGARVEGINVAGKTGTAQNPHGNDHAWFVGFAPYENPEIAFAIIVENAGFGGAVAAPIAKEIVKKYFELKNQRTEFKVAKW, from the coding sequence ATGACCGAAACATCAAGAGTTAAGTTTTTAAAAATACTTCTTTCCATCATTTTTCTGTTCTTCATCGTTAAGCTTTACGAGCTTCAGCTTTATCGTGATGTTGAATACAAAAGACAAGCAGAAATCAATAGCATAAGGACAATCCAGCATGATCCAATCAGGGGGTTGATATTTGATAGAAATAAAAAAATTGTCGTGGACAATGTTCCCTCATATACAGTTACTCTGACACCGTATGAGTTTGATATGAAAAATCTTGATGTCCTTGCTAAAATTTTAAAGGTCGATCGTCAATATATCCTTGAAAAGATTTCATCTGCTCCTTCTCCATTTTCACCTGTTAAGATTCGTCGTGATGCTCCTGTTAGAGCGATAGCATACATTGAAGAACACAGGGGTGAGTTAAGAGGTGTTGATTATTTAATTGAACATAAAAGGAATTACCGAGCACCGGGTCTTGCCTCACACATCCTTGGATATGTCAAAGAGATAACTTCATCTCAGTTGAATATCTATAAAGGATTGTATAAACCTGGGGATCAAATTGGTCAATCAGGTCTTGAGAAAAGTTATGAACCGATCATAAAAGGGGAAAAAGGATATCGTTTCATAATGGTTGACGCTCTCGGGCGATTTGTCGGTAAATATAACGATGGCAAAAATGATATACCACCTGCTGAGGGTTCTGATTTAATCCTAACGATTGATATTGAATTGCAGGCATTTATTGAAGAGTTGCTTCGGGACAGATCTGGTTCGGTTGTTGTGCTTGATCCAAGAAATGGTGAAATTCTCGCTATGGTAAGTAAGCCAAATTATGACTTAGCACTTCTAAGCGGATATACACCAGGCGAGGTATGGAGCCAACTTAACTCTGATCCTAAAAAGCCGTTATTAAATAGAGCGATTTCTGGTCTTTATTCCCCGGGTTCAACATTTAAAATGGTTCTTGCGATAACTGCGCTTGAAACTGGGTCTGTTGATCTTAATTGGAAAGTTTATTGCCCTGGTTATTTTGTTTATGGGGACAAGGTTTTTAAATGCCATACATCGCAAGGTCATGGTTGGGTGAATTTAACCAAAGCAATTGAGGTCTCTTGTAATGTTTACTTTTATAACTTGATGTTGAGAGTTAATTTTGACGATTGGTCAAGATATGGTGGACTTTTGGGCTTTGGTAAAAAAACTGGGGTTGATTTGCCTGAGGAAATTGAAGGAATTTTGCCATCAACGGAGTACTTCAACAGGGTTTATGGTGTTAATAAATGGACGAAAGGTTATCTTATAAGCTTGGCGATTGGTCAAGGTGAGATAAGCACGACTCCACTTCAAATGGCAACATATGCAATGGTTCTTGCAAATTCAGGTAAATATCATCAACCACATTTGGTTAAAGAAATTATAAATAAGAAAACTGGCAAAATTGAAGAGGTTTCATATTATACGAGGGAAATACCAGTTTCGCAAAGAACATTTGATATAATTCGCGAGGCGATGTATTTAGTTGTTAACAGTCCTTCTGGCACTGGAAAAGGTGCAAGGGTTGAAGGCATAAATGTTGCCGGAAAGACTGGAACTGCTCAAAATCCACATGGTAATGATCACGCTTGGTTCGTTGGGTTTGCTCCGTATGAAAATCCTGAAATTGCTTTTGCAATTATCGTTGAAAATGCTGGCTTTGGTGGCGCAGTCGCTGCACCAATTGCTAAAGAAATAGTCAAAAAGTATTTTGAACTAAAAAACCAAAGAACAGAGTTTAAGGTCGCCAAATGGTAA
- the rodA gene encoding rod shape-determining protein RodA, translating into MVRGIGDKIDFKILLPLLILLLVSVLSIYSATKLPGQYSIFLKHVLWIISGIFIAVFFYFFPVQRLLSLSVLLYIISLAFLVIVIFIGKKVSGSASWIQIGKFQFQPSEFAKFTTILILAYFLSKRNVRADNPVTLIVAGILTFIPFFLTILQPDFGTAIVFGAIFLGIMFWAEVPVFWLLLLLAPVVLIIASFFSIKVFIAASILITILFLLMRKPFVLTFMIVAMNLMIGLTSEHIYHKVLKPHQQKRISTFLNPAKDPLGAGYNVIQSKIAIGSGGLIGKGFMKGTQTQLRFVPAQWTDFIFCVPAEEFGFVGSVTILLLYLILLWRVINLATLIKQRFASLVAIGIFSTWFFHIMVNIGMTLGLSPVIGIWLPFLSYGGSAMWVNMAMAGLLMNFYANRRELN; encoded by the coding sequence ATGGTAAGAGGGATAGGAGATAAAATTGATTTTAAGATTTTATTGCCTTTGCTTATTCTATTACTTGTGAGTGTGCTTTCAATTTACAGCGCTACAAAACTTCCGGGACAATATTCCATCTTTTTAAAGCATGTGCTTTGGATCATAAGCGGTATTTTTATCGCGGTGTTTTTCTATTTTTTCCCAGTTCAAAGATTATTGAGTTTATCGGTTTTGCTTTATATAATTTCACTTGCTTTTCTTGTTATCGTTATTTTCATCGGGAAAAAAGTTTCAGGTTCAGCTTCTTGGATTCAAATAGGTAAATTTCAATTTCAACCTTCAGAGTTTGCAAAGTTTACAACGATTTTAATTCTTGCTTACTTTCTTTCAAAAAGAAATGTCAGAGCTGATAATCCGGTTACGCTTATAGTTGCTGGTATTTTGACTTTCATACCATTTTTCTTGACAATTTTACAACCAGATTTCGGGACTGCGATCGTGTTCGGGGCTATTTTTCTCGGAATTATGTTTTGGGCAGAAGTTCCTGTTTTTTGGCTTTTGCTTTTGCTTGCTCCCGTTGTTTTAATAATTGCGTCATTTTTTAGCATTAAAGTTTTTATCGCTGCTTCAATTCTGATCACTATTTTATTTCTGTTGATGAGAAAGCCGTTTGTTTTGACTTTTATGATTGTTGCAATGAACCTTATGATTGGGTTGACAAGCGAACATATTTACCATAAAGTTTTGAAACCACATCAGCAAAAGAGAATCTCAACATTTTTAAATCCGGCGAAAGATCCACTTGGTGCTGGTTATAATGTAATTCAGTCAAAGATTGCAATTGGTTCTGGGGGATTAATTGGAAAAGGTTTCATGAAAGGGACACAGACGCAGTTGAGATTTGTTCCAGCGCAATGGACTGATTTTATATTTTGTGTTCCAGCTGAAGAGTTTGGTTTTGTTGGATCTGTGACAATTCTTTTGCTTTATTTGATTCTTTTGTGGAGGGTGATAAATCTTGCTACGCTAATAAAGCAAAGGTTCGCGAGTTTAGTGGCGATTGGCATCTTTTCAACTTGGTTTTTCCATATTATGGTGAACATAGGAATGACGCTTGGGCTTTCACCAGTGATCGGGATATGGCTTCCGTTTTTAAGCTATGGAGGTTCTGCGATGTGGGTTAATATGGCAATGGCTGGCTTACTTATGAATTTTTACGCAAATAGGAGGGAACTTAATTGA
- a CDS encoding proline dehydrogenase family protein translates to MNPLNEIIVRTLPLVPKKIVRYFASRYIAGEKLEDAVSVVKKLNEQKKLATIDVLGENIKSEGEAIEALKTYKLVLNTIKDQGLNSDLSIKLTQLGLKLDFDFCYANVEELVKLAKQYNNIVEIDMEDSSTTDATLEIYRKLKAKYDNVGVAIQSYLKRSESDIKALLPLKPRIRLCKGIYIEPETIAFKKKELINHNFKHLLNILLQSDAYTCIATHDEELIKESYRLIKEYNLTDDKFEFQMLLGVRPELGNKIVSDGYKLRIYVPFGEHWYAYSMRRFRENPQIAGYVFKAIFTRNSF, encoded by the coding sequence ATGAATCCACTAAATGAAATCATCGTTCGCACCTTGCCACTTGTCCCTAAGAAAATTGTTAGGTATTTCGCCAGCCGTTATATTGCGGGGGAAAAACTGGAAGATGCTGTCTCAGTTGTGAAAAAACTAAACGAACAGAAAAAATTAGCCACAATTGATGTCCTCGGTGAAAACATCAAAAGCGAAGGTGAAGCAATTGAAGCTCTAAAAACCTATAAACTTGTTCTTAATACAATTAAAGATCAAGGCTTGAATTCAGACCTTTCAATTAAACTTACTCAACTTGGCTTAAAATTGGATTTTGATTTTTGCTACGCAAATGTTGAAGAACTTGTTAAGCTTGCAAAACAATATAATAACATTGTTGAAATTGACATGGAGGATTCATCAACGACAGATGCAACTCTTGAGATCTATAGAAAATTAAAGGCTAAGTATGATAATGTCGGCGTAGCAATTCAATCTTATTTGAAGAGAAGCGAAAGCGATATAAAGGCACTCTTACCCTTAAAGCCGAGGATAAGATTATGCAAAGGGATTTACATTGAGCCAGAGACAATTGCGTTTAAGAAAAAAGAGCTGATCAACCACAACTTTAAACATCTTTTGAACATTCTCCTTCAAAGCGACGCATATACTTGCATTGCAACGCACGATGAGGAATTGATAAAAGAATCGTATAGGTTAATAAAGGAATATAACCTGACAGATGATAAGTTTGAATTTCAAATGTTGCTTGGTGTTCGCCCTGAGCTTGGGAATAAAATCGTTTCTGACGGTTATAAGTTAAGGATATATGTTCCATTTGGGGAGCATTGGTATGCTTATTCAATGAGGCGGTTTAGGGAAAATCCACAGATCGCTGGTTATGTCTTTAAAGCTATATTTACCAGAAACTCTTTTTAA
- the hutU gene encoding urocanate hydratase: MSEVLNQIEVREFDVRNIKAPRGNVLTCKGWAQEAALRMLMNNLDPEVAEKPEELIVYGGTGKAARNWECFHAIVRSLKELENDETLLIQSGKPVAIFKTHEFAPRVLISNAMLVPAWATWDEFRRLEALGLTMYGQMTAGSWIYIGTQGILQGTYETFAACADKYFGGTLAGRFLLTSGLGGMGGAQPLAATMNGAAFLGVEVDRKRIERRLQTGYLDMMTDNLDEALEIVLKAKEKKEAISVGLVGNAADVLPEILKRGIIPDVVTDQTSAHDTLNGYVPNGIPYEEALELRKKDPQKYIQMAKRSIVEHVKAMLEFKRKGAIVFDYGNNIRGEAYSNGVKDAFEIPGFVHEFIRPLFCEGKGPFRWVALSGDPEDIYATDEAVMKTFPENKSLIRWIQKAQKHVKFQGLPARICWLGYGERAKMGKIFNEMVRTGEVKAPIVIGRDHLDTGSVASPNRETEKMKDGSDAIADWPILNALLNAVAGASWVAVHHGGGVGIGLSIHAGMVIVADGTKEMELRLERVLTTDPGLGIVRHADAGYEKAIEVARKHGIKIPMLK, translated from the coding sequence ATGTCTGAAGTTTTAAATCAAATTGAAGTTAGAGAGTTTGATGTAAGAAACATAAAAGCACCGCGCGGGAATGTTTTGACATGTAAAGGTTGGGCTCAAGAAGCTGCGTTGAGAATGTTGATGAACAATCTTGATCCAGAAGTTGCTGAGAAGCCCGAGGAATTAATTGTTTACGGTGGAACTGGAAAAGCAGCGAGAAATTGGGAGTGTTTCCATGCGATTGTGAGAAGTTTAAAGGAGCTTGAAAATGATGAAACGCTTTTAATTCAATCTGGCAAGCCTGTGGCTATTTTCAAAACTCACGAGTTCGCACCACGAGTGCTAATTTCAAATGCTATGCTTGTCCCAGCGTGGGCAACTTGGGATGAGTTTAGGCGACTTGAAGCACTCGGTCTTACAATGTATGGTCAAATGACTGCGGGAAGTTGGATTTACATCGGGACGCAGGGAATTTTGCAAGGAACTTATGAAACATTTGCAGCATGCGCAGACAAGTATTTCGGTGGAACCCTCGCTGGGAGATTTTTGCTAACTTCTGGACTTGGTGGAATGGGCGGAGCACAACCGCTTGCAGCTACAATGAACGGTGCAGCTTTCCTCGGAGTTGAAGTTGACAGAAAAAGAATTGAAAGGCGACTTCAAACAGGATACCTTGATATGATGACAGATAACCTTGATGAAGCGCTTGAAATTGTGCTTAAAGCTAAGGAGAAAAAAGAAGCAATTTCAGTTGGTTTAGTTGGAAATGCTGCTGATGTTTTACCGGAGATTTTGAAAAGAGGAATAATACCAGATGTTGTAACCGATCAAACCTCGGCACACGATACATTGAATGGTTATGTTCCAAATGGTATTCCGTATGAGGAGGCGCTTGAGTTAAGAAAGAAGGATCCGCAAAAATATATTCAAATGGCGAAACGATCAATAGTTGAACATGTGAAAGCGATGCTTGAGTTTAAAAGAAAAGGAGCGATTGTCTTTGACTATGGAAATAACATCAGAGGTGAAGCATATTCAAATGGTGTGAAAGATGCTTTTGAAATTCCGGGTTTTGTTCATGAGTTTATTCGTCCATTGTTCTGTGAAGGTAAAGGTCCGTTTAGGTGGGTTGCTTTAAGCGGAGATCCAGAGGATATTTACGCAACAGACGAAGCTGTTATGAAGACATTTCCAGAGAATAAATCACTTATAAGGTGGATTCAAAAAGCACAAAAACATGTTAAGTTTCAAGGTTTGCCTGCAAGAATTTGTTGGCTTGGATATGGAGAGAGAGCGAAAATGGGGAAGATTTTTAACGAAATGGTAAGGACAGGCGAAGTTAAAGCACCAATTGTAATAGGTCGTGATCACCTTGATACAGGTTCTGTTGCCTCTCCAAATCGTGAAACTGAGAAGATGAAAGATGGAAGCGATGCAATTGCCGATTGGCCAATTTTGAACGCACTTTTAAACGCGGTTGCTGGAGCAAGCTGGGTCGCAGTTCACCACGGTGGCGGTGTTGGAATTGGGCTTTCAATTCATGCTGGCATGGTTATCGTTGCTGATGGGACAAAGGAAATGGAACTACGACTTGAGAGAGTGTTGACAACCGATCCGGGACTTGGGATTGTTCGTCACGCTGATGCTGGTTATGAGAAAGCAATTGAAGTTGCAAGAAAACACGGTATAAAAATACCAATGTTGAAGTAA